One Microbacterium trichothecenolyticum DNA window includes the following coding sequences:
- the glgB gene encoding 1,4-alpha-glucan branching protein GlgB codes for MSTLPPAILDAVANGAHHDPHSVLGVHRSGDGWVIRTRRPLAREVVAELETGESVALSHLHGGIWEAAGAAHPGRYTVRATYDSGDEHSSDDGYRHPPSIGELDLHLISEGRHEELWRVLGAHVREMDGTYGTAFTVWAPDARAVRVIGDFNGWDGTGSAMRSMGGSGVWEVFVPGVGVGTRYKFEILTRASAWIEKADPMARLAEVPPATASVVTDSAYAWADDAWIDERARTAPLDRPLSIYELHLGSWKPGLSYRDAADEIIAYVGAQGFTHVEFLPLSEHPFGGSWGYQVSGYYAPTSRFGDPDDLRYLIDRLHQAGIGVIMDWVPGHFPKDDFALARFDGEALYEHPDPRRGEHKDWGTLIFDYGRNEVRNFLVANALYWFEEFHVDGLRVDAVASMLYLDYSRNDGEWAPNQFGGRENLEAIRFLQEVNATSYKRYPGIAMIAEESTSFPGVTAPTSHAGLGFGFKWNMGWMNDSLQYIARDPMYRSHHEGELSFSFVYAFSENFILPISHDEVVHGKGSLFGRMPGDHWQKLANMRAFLAYMWGHPGKQLLFMGQEFGQMSEWSESRGLDWWMLDQPSHHQLWDFVAELNRVYKEHAPLWSRDHDAAAFSRLGSPAWNPNVLSFARRDHHGNTIAVVCNFSGVPLGDFPLDLPEAGTWTEILNSDAEAFGGSGQGNFGSVTTDSRGAASLTVPPLGVLWLHHRAGS; via the coding sequence ATGAGCACCCTTCCCCCCGCGATCCTGGATGCCGTCGCGAACGGCGCGCACCACGACCCGCACAGCGTGCTCGGTGTTCATCGCAGCGGCGACGGGTGGGTCATCCGCACCCGCCGCCCCCTGGCGCGCGAAGTGGTCGCCGAGCTCGAGACGGGCGAGAGCGTCGCGCTGTCGCACCTGCACGGGGGGATCTGGGAGGCTGCCGGCGCGGCGCACCCCGGACGCTACACCGTGCGCGCCACCTACGACAGCGGCGACGAGCACTCCTCTGACGACGGCTACCGCCACCCGCCCTCGATCGGCGAGCTCGACCTGCACCTGATCTCCGAAGGACGCCACGAGGAACTCTGGCGCGTTCTCGGCGCACACGTGCGCGAGATGGATGGCACGTACGGCACCGCCTTCACCGTGTGGGCGCCCGACGCGCGGGCCGTGCGGGTGATCGGGGACTTCAACGGCTGGGACGGCACCGGCAGCGCGATGCGGTCGATGGGCGGCAGCGGGGTCTGGGAGGTGTTCGTACCGGGGGTCGGGGTGGGAACCCGCTACAAGTTCGAGATCCTCACCCGCGCCAGCGCGTGGATCGAGAAGGCCGATCCGATGGCGCGTCTGGCCGAGGTGCCGCCGGCGACGGCGTCGGTCGTGACGGACTCCGCGTACGCCTGGGCCGATGACGCGTGGATCGACGAACGCGCGCGCACGGCGCCGCTGGACCGCCCCCTGTCGATCTACGAACTGCACCTCGGTTCCTGGAAGCCGGGGCTGTCGTATCGCGACGCGGCAGACGAGATCATCGCGTACGTCGGTGCGCAGGGCTTCACCCACGTGGAGTTCCTCCCCCTGTCCGAGCACCCCTTCGGCGGGTCGTGGGGGTATCAGGTGTCGGGCTATTACGCCCCCACCAGCCGGTTCGGCGATCCCGACGACCTGCGCTACCTGATCGACCGGCTCCACCAGGCCGGCATCGGCGTGATCATGGACTGGGTTCCGGGTCACTTCCCGAAAGACGACTTCGCCCTCGCCCGTTTCGACGGCGAGGCGCTGTACGAGCACCCCGACCCGCGCCGCGGCGAGCACAAGGACTGGGGCACCCTCATCTTCGACTACGGCCGCAACGAGGTGCGCAACTTCCTCGTCGCGAACGCACTGTACTGGTTCGAGGAGTTCCACGTCGACGGTTTGCGGGTGGATGCCGTGGCCTCCATGCTCTACCTCGATTACTCCCGCAACGACGGGGAGTGGGCGCCCAACCAGTTCGGCGGGCGCGAGAACCTCGAGGCGATCCGCTTCCTCCAAGAGGTCAATGCGACCTCCTACAAGCGCTACCCCGGCATCGCGATGATCGCCGAGGAGTCGACCAGCTTCCCCGGCGTGACCGCCCCCACCTCGCACGCCGGCCTCGGGTTCGGCTTCAAGTGGAACATGGGCTGGATGAACGACTCACTGCAGTACATCGCGCGCGATCCGATGTACCGGTCGCACCACGAGGGCGAGCTGTCGTTCTCGTTCGTGTACGCCTTCAGCGAGAACTTCATCCTTCCCATCAGCCACGACGAGGTCGTGCACGGCAAGGGCAGCCTGTTCGGCCGCATGCCGGGCGACCACTGGCAGAAGCTCGCGAACATGCGCGCGTTCCTGGCGTACATGTGGGGGCACCCGGGCAAGCAGCTGCTGTTCATGGGCCAGGAGTTCGGTCAGATGTCGGAGTGGTCCGAGTCGCGCGGCCTCGACTGGTGGATGCTCGACCAGCCCTCTCACCACCAACTGTGGGACTTCGTCGCCGAGCTCAACCGCGTGTACAAGGAGCACGCGCCCCTGTGGTCGCGCGACCATGACGCGGCCGCGTTCTCGCGCCTGGGCTCCCCCGCGTGGAACCCCAATGTGCTCTCCTTCGCCCGCCGCGACCACCACGGGAACACCATCGCGGTGGTCTGCAACTTCTCGGGCGTGCCGCTCGGCGACTTCCCCCTCGACCTGCCCGAGGCGGGCACGTGGACGGAGATCCTCAATAGCGACGCTGAGGCGTTCGGCGGCTCGGGGCAGGGCAACTTCGGCTCGGTCACCACCGACAGCCGCGGCGCCGCCTCGCTCACGGTGCCCCCGCTCGGCGTGCTGTGGCTGCACCACCGCGCCGGAAGCTGA
- a CDS encoding alpha-1,4-glucan--maltose-1-phosphate maltosyltransferase: MAEPHPSVPGGRFRPSAYVGEAVPFTVTAFREGHDRIGVNLRLFSPSGDESLHRLSPLNDGFDRWSVLVAPLEQGVWRFRFEAYADDFATWEHAAEIKIAAGIDTALMREMGAQLLDRARGEKKRPGTDKDVLYEAARALRDTDTHDDVALQIVRDPGIAEIFAARPLMGLVSIGRDAEVLVERERAGVGAWYEFFPRSEGATRVADGSVVSGTFRTAIDRLPGVAAMGFDVLYLPPIHPIGQTNRKGPNNTLVTEPGDPGSPWAIGGAAGGHDTVHPDLGTLDDFRAFVSAARENGVEVALDLALQASPDHPWVTAHPEWFTTLPDGSIAFAENPPKKYQDIYPVNFDNDPEGIRAEVLRIIRHWIAQGVTIFRVDNPHTKPLQFWEWLIATVSADEPDAVFLAEAFTRPAPLQGLAMAGFQQSYTYFTWRNTKQELEEFLSGLAHETADFLRPNLFVNTPDILTEYLQFGGRPAYKIRAAIAATAAPTYGVYAGYELFENVARPGSEENIDNEKYEYKFRDWEGAEAAGDSLAPYLRMLNAARRAHPALRQLRNLSVHWSDDDSILVYSKHLDAALSPTGHSDTIIVVANVDPHSARESTVHLDTTVWGVEPGTSYDVEDLVTGQVWTWADHNFVRLDAFAEPVHILHVKENR, translated from the coding sequence ATGGCGGAGCCGCATCCGAGCGTCCCGGGTGGACGCTTCCGACCGTCGGCGTACGTGGGCGAGGCCGTCCCGTTCACCGTCACGGCCTTCCGCGAGGGCCACGATCGCATCGGTGTCAATCTGCGTCTGTTCTCCCCCTCCGGCGACGAGTCCCTGCATCGATTGAGCCCGCTGAACGACGGGTTCGACCGGTGGTCGGTGCTCGTCGCCCCGCTCGAACAGGGCGTCTGGCGCTTCCGGTTCGAGGCGTACGCCGACGACTTCGCAACGTGGGAGCACGCCGCCGAGATCAAGATCGCCGCCGGCATCGATACCGCGCTCATGCGCGAGATGGGCGCACAGCTGCTCGATCGCGCGCGCGGCGAGAAGAAGCGCCCCGGCACCGACAAAGACGTGCTGTACGAGGCCGCTCGCGCGCTGCGCGACACCGATACCCACGACGACGTCGCGCTGCAGATCGTGCGCGACCCCGGGATCGCCGAGATCTTCGCGGCGCGTCCCCTGATGGGCCTCGTGTCGATCGGTCGGGATGCCGAGGTGCTCGTCGAGCGGGAGCGCGCCGGCGTGGGTGCGTGGTACGAGTTCTTCCCCCGGTCCGAGGGGGCCACGCGCGTCGCAGACGGTTCGGTCGTCAGCGGGACCTTCCGCACCGCGATCGACCGCTTGCCGGGTGTGGCCGCAATGGGCTTCGACGTGCTGTACCTGCCGCCGATCCATCCGATCGGCCAAACCAACCGCAAGGGCCCGAACAACACCCTCGTCACCGAGCCCGGCGACCCAGGCTCGCCGTGGGCCATCGGCGGCGCGGCCGGCGGTCACGACACCGTGCACCCCGACCTCGGAACCCTCGACGACTTCCGCGCCTTCGTGTCGGCCGCACGCGAGAACGGCGTCGAGGTGGCCCTCGACCTGGCACTGCAGGCCTCCCCCGACCACCCGTGGGTCACCGCTCACCCCGAGTGGTTCACGACCCTGCCCGACGGCTCGATCGCGTTCGCCGAGAACCCGCCGAAGAAGTACCAGGACATCTACCCGGTCAACTTCGACAACGACCCCGAGGGCATCCGCGCCGAGGTGCTGCGCATCATCCGCCACTGGATCGCGCAGGGCGTCACCATCTTCCGCGTCGACAACCCCCACACCAAGCCCCTGCAGTTCTGGGAATGGCTCATCGCCACCGTCAGCGCCGATGAGCCGGACGCGGTGTTCCTCGCCGAGGCCTTCACGCGGCCCGCGCCGCTGCAGGGGTTGGCGATGGCCGGTTTCCAGCAGAGCTACACCTACTTCACGTGGCGCAACACGAAGCAAGAGCTCGAGGAGTTCCTCTCGGGACTCGCCCACGAGACGGCCGATTTCCTGCGTCCGAACCTGTTCGTCAACACTCCCGACATCCTCACCGAGTACCTGCAGTTCGGTGGACGCCCGGCATACAAGATCCGTGCAGCGATCGCCGCGACCGCAGCGCCCACCTACGGGGTGTACGCCGGCTACGAGCTGTTCGAGAACGTCGCCCGCCCGGGCTCGGAAGAGAACATCGACAACGAGAAGTACGAGTACAAGTTCCGCGACTGGGAAGGCGCCGAGGCCGCGGGCGATTCTCTCGCGCCGTACCTGCGCATGCTGAACGCGGCCCGTCGCGCCCACCCCGCGCTTCGCCAGCTGCGCAACCTCAGCGTGCACTGGAGCGATGACGATTCGATCCTCGTCTACTCCAAGCACCTCGACGCCGCGCTGTCGCCGACGGGGCACAGCGACACGATCATCGTCGTCGCCAACGTCGACCCGCACTCCGCGCGGGAGAGCACCGTCCATCTCGACACCACCGTCTGGGGTGTCGAACCGGGAACGTCGTACGACGTCGAAGACCTCGTGACCGGCCAGGTCTGGACGTGGGCCGACCACAACTTCGTGCGCCTCGACGCCTTCGCCGAGCCCGTGCACATCCTGCACGTCAAGGAGAACAGATGA
- the glgX gene encoding glycogen debranching protein GlgX, translating to MRLGPDGGTLRVWSGHADAMQLLVFDDVDLDWATETLPMTALGDGVFEATTPLLRPGARYAIRVGGPHGAGNTFNPQTLLIEPYARGLVSGNFGDWRSVVVDGGFDWGSSLKPRVPLDRTVIYEGHVKGLTKRHPFIPPALHGTYAGLAHPAMIEHFLSLGITSVELLPVHAFATEPRLLQLGLTNYWGYNSLNFFTPHAAYATAASQAEGPEAVLREFKGMVKLLHEAGLEVILDVVYNHTAEEGIGGPRTSLRGIDNRSYYRQTEEGSYIDETGCGNAVNTATDAAARLVLDSLRYWANDVQIDGFRFDLAVTLGRDAHHSFTPDHPLLQAIRDDEALADTKLIAEPWDVGMGGWQTGNFGDGWHEWNDRYRDRVRNFWLSDIDYARRADNAPAGIGGFATRLAGSSNTFAAERGPLASVNFVTAHDGFTLRDLVSYDVKHNLGNGEQNRDGADTNRSFNHGAEGSTNDERVLATRRKAMRNLMGTLLTSAGIPMITAGDEMGRTQRGNNNAYCHDSALTWLSWNLAPWQRDLFAHTQRLLQLRRDNPALRPKRFARLGERIPSASVMQWFDERGETMSSEGWNDPAHRTLQYLATSTPEHEEPNRVLLVVHGTEQPIDIVLPVLDEPERATFVSLWSSADESPSDHAERFAPGEIVPIAGTSMRLFRVE from the coding sequence GTGAGGCTCGGCCCCGACGGAGGAACGCTCCGCGTCTGGTCCGGCCACGCCGATGCGATGCAGCTGCTCGTGTTCGACGACGTCGACCTCGACTGGGCCACCGAGACGCTGCCCATGACCGCTCTCGGCGACGGCGTCTTCGAGGCGACGACACCGCTGCTGCGTCCCGGCGCGCGCTACGCGATCCGCGTGGGCGGACCACACGGTGCCGGCAACACCTTCAATCCGCAGACGCTGCTGATCGAGCCGTACGCGCGAGGCCTCGTCTCGGGCAACTTCGGCGACTGGCGCTCCGTCGTCGTCGACGGCGGATTCGACTGGGGGTCCTCGCTCAAGCCCCGGGTGCCGCTGGACCGCACGGTCATCTACGAGGGGCACGTCAAGGGACTCACCAAGCGGCATCCCTTCATCCCGCCCGCCCTGCACGGCACCTACGCGGGACTGGCACACCCGGCGATGATCGAGCACTTCCTCTCGCTCGGAATCACCAGCGTCGAGCTCCTTCCGGTGCACGCGTTCGCCACCGAGCCCCGTCTGCTGCAGCTCGGCCTGACGAACTACTGGGGCTACAACTCCCTCAACTTCTTCACCCCGCACGCCGCGTATGCCACGGCCGCCAGCCAGGCCGAAGGTCCCGAAGCGGTGCTGCGCGAGTTCAAGGGCATGGTGAAGCTGCTGCACGAGGCCGGTCTCGAGGTCATCCTCGACGTGGTGTACAACCACACCGCCGAAGAGGGCATCGGCGGCCCCCGCACGAGCCTGCGCGGGATCGACAACCGGTCGTACTACCGCCAGACCGAGGAGGGGTCGTACATCGACGAGACCGGGTGCGGGAACGCGGTGAACACGGCGACGGATGCCGCGGCGCGCCTCGTGCTCGATTCGCTGCGCTACTGGGCCAACGACGTGCAGATCGACGGCTTCCGCTTCGATCTGGCGGTGACGCTGGGGCGCGACGCCCACCACTCGTTCACACCCGATCACCCGCTGCTCCAGGCCATCCGCGACGACGAGGCCCTCGCCGATACCAAGCTCATCGCCGAGCCGTGGGACGTCGGCATGGGCGGCTGGCAGACCGGCAACTTCGGCGACGGGTGGCACGAGTGGAACGACCGGTACCGCGATCGCGTCCGCAACTTCTGGCTGAGCGACATCGACTACGCCCGCCGCGCCGACAACGCTCCGGCGGGTATCGGCGGCTTCGCGACGCGGCTGGCCGGCTCGTCGAACACCTTCGCCGCAGAACGGGGGCCGCTGGCCAGTGTCAACTTCGTCACCGCGCACGACGGCTTCACCCTGCGCGATCTCGTCTCGTACGACGTGAAGCACAATCTCGGCAACGGCGAGCAGAACCGCGACGGCGCCGACACGAACCGCTCGTTCAACCACGGCGCCGAGGGGAGCACCAACGACGAGCGCGTGCTCGCGACGCGACGCAAAGCCATGCGCAACCTCATGGGCACCCTGCTGACCTCGGCCGGCATCCCGATGATCACGGCGGGCGACGAGATGGGACGCACGCAGCGCGGCAACAACAACGCCTACTGCCACGACTCGGCGCTCACGTGGCTGTCGTGGAACCTCGCGCCCTGGCAACGCGACCTCTTCGCCCACACGCAGCGCCTGCTGCAGCTACGGCGCGACAACCCCGCGCTGCGGCCCAAGCGGTTCGCGCGCCTCGGTGAACGGATCCCCTCCGCCTCGGTCATGCAGTGGTTCGACGAGCGCGGCGAGACGATGTCGAGCGAGGGCTGGAACGACCCCGCCCACCGGACTCTGCAATACCTCGCGACCTCGACCCCCGAACACGAGGAGCCCAATCGCGTCCTCCTCGTCGTTCATGGCACCGAGCAGCCCATCGACATCGTGCTGCCGGTGCTCGACGAGCCCGAGCGGGCGACCTTCGTCTCGCTGTGGTCCAGCGCCGATGAGTCTCCGAGCGATCATGCCGAACGGTTCGCGCCGGGCGAGATCGTGCCGATCGCGGGTACGTCGATGCGACTGTTCCGCGTCGAGTGA
- a CDS encoding cysteine desulfurase family protein codes for MQVYLDHAATAPLRAEARDAWLAAHDVLGNPSSIHGAGQAARRLLEDARDELAAVLHCQPIEIVFTSGGTESANLALKGLWWARPPSADAVVLPDGEHHATLDVVGWLASHERAAIRAVGLDRLGRIDARRFAEALPGAALATALVANNEVGTLQNAGALASAAAAADVPLHLDAVSALGSVPVDFAAWRGAGAAAGGLVALSVSAHKVGGPVGVGAAVVSRHARLTPLVHGGGQQRGLRAGTQDVAGAAAFAAAATVAEAERVEESARLAVLRERLIRGILTTVPGARLLGDPVDRLPGNVHVLFPDAAGETLLFLLDMAGIAVSTGSACQAGVAEPSHVVLALGLDDRAARSVLRFTLGRTSTSNDVDAVLARLPEVYARAVASGARSVGGS; via the coding sequence ATGCAGGTCTACCTCGATCACGCAGCGACGGCTCCTTTGCGCGCAGAGGCACGCGACGCCTGGCTGGCCGCACACGACGTGCTCGGTAACCCGTCGTCGATCCACGGTGCCGGGCAGGCGGCACGGCGGCTGCTCGAAGACGCGCGCGACGAGCTCGCGGCGGTGCTGCACTGCCAGCCCATCGAGATCGTCTTCACCTCCGGTGGCACCGAGTCCGCGAACCTGGCGCTGAAGGGTCTATGGTGGGCTCGACCCCCGTCGGCAGACGCCGTGGTGCTGCCCGACGGCGAGCATCACGCCACGCTCGACGTCGTCGGCTGGCTCGCCTCCCACGAACGGGCGGCGATACGCGCGGTCGGTCTCGACCGGCTGGGCCGCATCGATGCACGACGTTTCGCCGAAGCCCTGCCGGGAGCCGCGCTGGCGACCGCGCTGGTGGCCAACAACGAGGTGGGGACGCTGCAGAATGCCGGGGCGCTGGCATCCGCGGCAGCCGCGGCCGACGTGCCCCTGCACCTCGACGCCGTGTCGGCACTCGGCAGCGTCCCGGTCGACTTCGCCGCCTGGCGCGGGGCGGGGGCGGCCGCCGGGGGACTGGTGGCGCTGTCGGTGTCAGCGCACAAGGTCGGTGGACCGGTGGGCGTGGGGGCGGCCGTCGTCTCGCGCCATGCGCGCCTGACACCTCTCGTACACGGCGGCGGACAGCAGCGGGGTCTGCGCGCGGGCACGCAGGACGTCGCCGGGGCCGCGGCCTTCGCCGCGGCGGCCACGGTGGCCGAGGCCGAGCGGGTGGAAGAGAGCGCGCGGCTCGCCGTCCTTCGCGAGCGCTTGATCCGCGGCATCCTCACCACCGTTCCCGGTGCCCGGCTGCTCGGCGACCCGGTCGACCGTCTGCCCGGGAACGTGCACGTGCTGTTCCCGGATGCCGCGGGCGAGACGCTGCTGTTCCTGCTCGACATGGCGGGGATCGCGGTGTCGACCGGGTCGGCGTGCCAGGCCGGCGTCGCCGAGCCGTCGCACGTGGTGCTCGCCCTCGGCCTCGACGACCGCGCGGCGCGGTCGGTGCTGCGTTTCACTCTCGGGCGCACCTCGACCTCGAACGATGTGGATGCCGTGCTCGCGCGCCTTCCCGAGGTGTATGCCCGGGCTGTGGCATCCGGAGCCCGTTCAGTCGGCGGTTCGTAG
- the mnmA gene encoding tRNA 2-thiouridine(34) synthase MnmA, with amino-acid sequence MRVLAAMSGGVDSAVAAARAVEAGHDVVGVHLALSRAGGTLRAGSRGCCTIEDAMDARRAADKLGMPFYVWDFSERFRDDVIDDFVAEYRAGRTPNPCMRCNEKIKFAALLERAIELGFDAVCTGHYATLVDTPEGRELHRASDNAKDQSYVLGVLTAEQLAHTYFPLGATPSKALVRAEAAERGLTVAHKPDSHDICFIPDGDTRGWLAERVGAEKGEILDRSGAVVGTHDGAHAFTVGQRRGLQLGVPAADGKPRFVLEVRPVNNTVVVGPKEALACAEIAGERFTWAGRAPSETSFACDVQIRAHADPVPAMAVLEGGVLSVRPETPFDGVAPGQTAVLYDGTRVIGQFTIDRTVSAVPVGA; translated from the coding sequence ATGCGAGTACTGGCGGCGATGAGCGGTGGGGTCGACTCCGCGGTGGCCGCGGCCCGCGCGGTGGAGGCCGGTCACGACGTGGTCGGGGTGCACCTGGCCTTGTCGCGTGCCGGCGGGACCCTGCGCGCCGGCAGTCGCGGCTGTTGCACGATCGAAGACGCGATGGACGCCCGACGCGCCGCCGACAAGCTCGGTATGCCGTTTTACGTGTGGGACTTCTCGGAGCGTTTCCGCGACGACGTGATCGACGACTTCGTGGCGGAGTACCGCGCGGGTCGCACACCCAACCCGTGCATGCGCTGCAACGAGAAGATCAAGTTCGCCGCCCTGCTCGAGCGGGCGATCGAGCTCGGTTTCGACGCGGTGTGCACCGGGCACTACGCCACCCTCGTCGACACGCCCGAGGGGCGCGAGTTGCACCGGGCCTCCGACAATGCGAAGGATCAGTCGTACGTGCTCGGCGTGCTGACGGCCGAGCAGCTCGCACACACGTATTTCCCGCTCGGGGCGACGCCGTCGAAGGCGCTCGTGCGCGCGGAGGCTGCCGAGCGCGGGCTGACCGTCGCGCACAAGCCCGACAGCCACGACATCTGCTTCATCCCCGACGGCGACACGCGCGGGTGGCTGGCCGAACGGGTCGGCGCCGAGAAGGGCGAGATCCTCGATCGGTCGGGCGCCGTGGTGGGAACGCACGACGGCGCGCACGCGTTCACCGTCGGCCAGCGCCGCGGACTGCAGCTGGGCGTACCCGCCGCCGACGGCAAGCCGCGCTTCGTGCTCGAGGTGCGCCCGGTGAACAACACCGTCGTCGTGGGCCCGAAAGAGGCACTGGCGTGTGCCGAGATCGCGGGGGAGCGCTTCACGTGGGCGGGTCGGGCGCCGTCGGAGACGTCGTTCGCGTGCGACGTGCAGATCCGCGCGCACGCCGACCCCGTGCCGGCGATGGCCGTGCTCGAGGGCGGCGTGCTGAGCGTGCGGCCCGAGACGCCGTTCGACGGCGTGGCGCCCGGTCAGACCGCCGTGTTGTACGACGGCACGCGCGTCATCGGGCAGTTCACGATCGATCGCACGGTGTCGGCGGTGCCCGTCGGGGCGTGA
- a CDS encoding NAD-dependent DNA ligase LigA, translating into MTEHDQLPDLSLDDARVEAADLTQRIVGAREAYYGQDAELVDDATYDAWMHRLEAIERLHPELQGQDSPTQSVGAATTTELATIEHAERMLSLDNVFSIDELRDWAIKTEAAAGRRVRWLTELKIDGLAISLRYENGVLTSAATRGDGRVGEIVTDNALRVAGIPRELKGTGHPPLVEVRGEVFIPIAAFENLNALQAQYRDRAVDEARARSAGRLSGARAFDREKAEQAAARRFPAFANPRNAASGGLRQQLEKKSGLELDAALARIAALRLYVHGIGAWAEPPVASQSEIYRLLERWGLPTSPHTAVEDSIDGVVAYVERHGAQRHDPSSAVEHEIDGVVVKIDELALHDELGATSRAPRWAIAFKYPPEQVNTKLIDIVVSVGRTGRATPYAVMEPAHVAGSVVRQATLHNQDVVKIKGVLIGDTVVLRKAGDVIPEVLGPVVELRDGSERAFVMPTDCPECGTPLRPAREGDKDLRCPNARSCPAQVRGRIEHVGSRNALDVEGLGEVSALALSQLAREVRAVRPVRLSERPAPTERPRLRWSLRPRRHPATVEARLFELTAKDLFPIEIVMRDVETGLPRLKPDGSPDVRAPFRRRRTKNDPPHVPGGAFDGDTEFVPSKAADELLEGLRQAKAKDLWRILVALNIRHVGPPTARALAQWFGSVRAMQRATRDELAAVEGVGGIMADAIIDWFAVDWHHEIVDRWEAAGVQLATPGHPGPGGAVTEGGVLEGLTVVATGSLEGYTREGAQEAIINAGGKAASSVSKKTDFVAAGPGAGSKLAKAEALGIPVLDAAQFHLLVTRGARSPGVHG; encoded by the coding sequence GTGACAGAGCACGACCAGCTTCCCGACCTGAGCCTCGACGACGCGCGTGTCGAGGCCGCCGACCTCACGCAGCGCATCGTCGGCGCCCGCGAGGCGTACTACGGGCAGGATGCCGAGCTGGTCGACGACGCCACCTACGACGCCTGGATGCATCGGCTCGAGGCCATCGAGCGGCTTCATCCCGAGTTGCAGGGGCAGGACAGCCCCACGCAGTCCGTCGGCGCGGCCACGACGACGGAGCTTGCGACCATCGAGCACGCCGAACGCATGCTGAGCCTCGACAACGTCTTCTCGATCGACGAGCTCCGCGACTGGGCGATCAAGACCGAGGCTGCGGCCGGCCGCCGCGTGCGCTGGCTCACCGAGCTCAAGATCGACGGCCTCGCGATCAGCCTGCGCTATGAGAACGGTGTTCTCACTTCTGCCGCGACGCGCGGCGACGGACGGGTGGGCGAGATCGTCACCGACAACGCGTTGCGAGTCGCCGGCATCCCGCGCGAGCTGAAGGGGACGGGGCATCCGCCGCTGGTCGAGGTCCGCGGAGAGGTCTTCATCCCGATCGCTGCGTTCGAGAACCTCAACGCCCTTCAGGCGCAGTATCGGGATCGCGCGGTCGACGAAGCTCGTGCCCGGTCGGCCGGGCGCCTGTCGGGCGCACGAGCGTTCGATCGCGAGAAGGCCGAACAAGCCGCCGCGCGCCGCTTCCCCGCCTTCGCCAATCCGCGCAACGCCGCCAGCGGCGGCCTGCGGCAGCAGCTCGAGAAGAAGTCGGGGCTCGAACTCGACGCGGCGCTCGCACGCATCGCCGCTCTGCGGCTGTACGTGCACGGAATCGGCGCGTGGGCAGAGCCGCCCGTCGCCTCGCAGAGCGAGATCTACCGTCTGCTCGAACGCTGGGGGCTCCCGACGTCTCCCCACACCGCCGTCGAAGACTCCATCGACGGGGTGGTGGCGTACGTCGAGCGTCACGGCGCACAGCGCCACGACCCCTCCAGCGCCGTCGAGCACGAGATCGATGGCGTCGTGGTCAAGATCGACGAGCTCGCGCTGCACGACGAGCTCGGAGCCACGAGCCGTGCTCCGCGGTGGGCCATCGCCTTCAAATACCCTCCCGAGCAGGTCAACACGAAGCTCATCGACATCGTCGTCTCGGTCGGGCGCACGGGCCGGGCGACGCCGTACGCGGTGATGGAGCCCGCCCACGTGGCGGGCAGCGTCGTGCGTCAGGCCACGTTGCACAATCAAGACGTCGTCAAGATCAAGGGCGTGCTCATCGGAGACACCGTCGTGCTCCGCAAGGCCGGCGACGTGATCCCCGAGGTGCTCGGTCCGGTCGTCGAGCTGCGCGACGGCTCGGAGCGGGCCTTCGTGATGCCGACCGATTGCCCCGAGTGCGGCACGCCGCTGCGTCCCGCGCGAGAGGGCGACAAAGACCTGCGGTGTCCCAATGCGCGTTCGTGTCCCGCTCAGGTGCGAGGCCGGATCGAGCACGTCGGTTCCCGCAACGCCCTCGATGTCGAGGGTCTCGGCGAGGTCTCCGCGCTCGCGCTGTCGCAGCTCGCGCGTGAGGTGCGAGCGGTGCGCCCGGTGCGACTGTCGGAGCGGCCGGCGCCCACCGAGCGTCCACGCCTGCGCTGGTCGCTTCGCCCGCGGCGTCACCCGGCGACCGTCGAGGCGCGCCTGTTCGAGCTCACGGCCAAAGACCTGTTCCCGATCGAGATCGTCATGCGCGATGTCGAGACCGGGCTCCCGCGTCTCAAGCCCGACGGCAGCCCTGACGTTCGCGCCCCGTTCCGGCGGCGGCGGACCAAGAACGATCCGCCGCACGTGCCCGGCGGTGCCTTCGACGGCGACACCGAGTTCGTCCCCTCCAAGGCGGCCGATGAATTGCTCGAAGGACTGCGACAGGCGAAAGCCAAAGACCTGTGGCGCATCCTGGTCGCGCTGAACATCCGACATGTGGGTCCGCCCACCGCGCGGGCGCTGGCGCAGTGGTTCGGCTCGGTGCGCGCGATGCAGCGTGCGACACGCGACGAGCTCGCGGCGGTCGAGGGGGTCGGCGGCATCATGGCCGACGCGATCATCGACTGGTTCGCCGTCGACTGGCATCATGAGATCGTCGATCGGTGGGAGGCTGCCGGCGTCCAACTTGCGACACCCGGCCACCCGGGCCCGGGCGGCGCCGTCACCGAGGGCGGCGTTCTCGAAGGTCTCACCGTCGTGGCGACCGGCTCGCTCGAGGGGTATACCCGCGAAGGAGCGCAAGAGGCGATCATCAACGCCGGAGGAAAAGCGGCGTCGAGCGTTTCGAAGAAGACGGACTTCGTCGCTGCCGGTCCGGGCGCGGGGTCGAAGCTGGCGAAGGCCGAGGCTCTTGGCATCCCCGTCCTCGACGCCGCGCAGTTTCACCTGTTGGTCACGCGGGGGGCCCGAAGCCCTGGGGTCCACGGCTGA